In Kushneria marisflavi, the following are encoded in one genomic region:
- a CDS encoding TusE/DsrC/DsvC family sulfur relay protein, with the protein MTSDTDTLTLADGTIVALDSDGHLQDIECWSPEVAEKMAEREARVLTPEHWEIIELLRDFYARFEMAPAMRALVKATRQQLGEEKGSSLYLMSLFPESPARVAARLAGLPRPTNCL; encoded by the coding sequence ATGACATCGGATACGGACACGCTCACACTTGCTGATGGCACGATCGTCGCGCTGGATAGCGATGGCCACCTGCAGGATATTGAATGCTGGTCGCCTGAAGTGGCCGAAAAAATGGCCGAACGCGAGGCTCGCGTATTGACGCCCGAACACTGGGAAATCATCGAGCTGCTGCGTGACTTTTACGCGCGCTTTGAGATGGCGCCGGCCATGCGGGCACTGGTCAAGGCGACCCGCCAACAACTGGGTGAAGAAAAGGGCAGCTCGCTTTATCTGATGTCGCTTTTTCCTGAAAGCCCGGCGCGCGTGGCAGCTCGACTTGCCGGGCTGCCACGTCCTACCAACTGTTTGTAG
- the pdxH gene encoding pyridoxamine 5'-phosphate oxidase, with the protein MSTISDLRRDYTGDALDQDNTPETPWPLFSEWLNAAVESERDDANVMTLATADNEGVPHARIVLLKGFDENGLVFYTSYQSHKGSELGTCPHAALVFWWPTLQRQVRVEGHVEQVSEDTSDAYFHSRPRASQLGAWISQQSVEIPGRQWLDERTHRFERAYQDHDIDRPPHWGGYRVVPVMVEFWQGQPSRLHDRIRYRWRSAEGHWLKSRLAP; encoded by the coding sequence ATGAGCACCATTTCTGACCTGCGTCGTGACTACACCGGGGACGCCCTCGATCAGGACAATACGCCTGAAACCCCCTGGCCTCTTTTTTCGGAATGGCTTAATGCAGCAGTAGAAAGTGAGCGTGATGATGCCAATGTCATGACACTGGCCACGGCTGACAATGAGGGGGTTCCACACGCGCGCATCGTGCTGCTCAAGGGGTTTGATGAGAACGGTCTGGTATTTTACACCAGCTACCAGAGCCACAAGGGCAGTGAGCTGGGGACCTGCCCGCATGCGGCGCTGGTATTCTGGTGGCCCACGCTGCAGCGTCAGGTACGCGTTGAGGGTCATGTGGAGCAGGTGTCGGAAGACACCTCGGATGCCTATTTCCACTCACGGCCAAGAGCGAGCCAACTGGGTGCCTGGATCTCCCAGCAAAGCGTCGAAATTCCGGGGCGACAATGGCTTGATGAGCGCACTCATCGCTTTGAGCGGGCCTATCAGGACCATGATATTGATCGTCCGCCACACTGGGGCGGTTATCGGGTGGTGCCGGTCATGGTGGAGTTCTGGCAGGGCCAGCCCAGTCGCCTGCATGATCGAATCCGCTATCGCTGGCGGTCAGCCGAAGGGCACTGGCTCAAAAGCCGGCTGGCACCCTGA
- a CDS encoding Bax inhibitor-1/YccA family protein, translated as MVDRTYGVSQSGARSVESHKVLRNTYMLLAMTLLFSAVTAGIAMSMGIQRMNIFVFFIGAYGLMFLVHKTANSAAGLLATFAFTGFMGFTLGPILSAYLTLSNGPQLIMTALGMTAVTFAGLSAVALITRKDFSFLSNFIMAGAIVLILAMVVAMIFNISGLALAVSAGFVLFASAVILYETSQVIHGGQNNYILATISLYVAIYNLFISLLSILGLTSSD; from the coding sequence ATGGTCGATAGAACCTATGGGGTCTCGCAAAGCGGGGCCAGAAGTGTCGAATCACACAAGGTATTGCGCAATACCTATATGCTGCTGGCGATGACGCTGCTGTTCTCGGCCGTTACCGCCGGGATTGCGATGTCGATGGGCATCCAGCGCATGAACATTTTTGTTTTCTTCATTGGCGCCTATGGATTGATGTTTCTGGTCCACAAGACAGCCAATTCGGCGGCCGGGCTGCTGGCGACCTTCGCCTTTACAGGCTTTATGGGCTTCACCCTCGGTCCGATTCTCAGCGCTTACCTGACGCTTTCCAACGGCCCGCAGCTGATCATGACCGCACTGGGCATGACGGCCGTGACCTTTGCCGGCCTGTCGGCTGTGGCGCTGATTACCCGCAAGGACTTCAGCTTCCTGAGCAACTTCATCATGGCCGGAGCCATCGTGCTGATTCTGGCCATGGTGGTGGCGATGATCTTCAACATTTCCGGTCTGGCACTGGCCGTGTCCGCAGGCTTTGTTCTTTTCGCCTCGGCCGTGATCCTTTACGAGACCAGCCAGGTGATTCATGGCGGACAGAACAACTACATTCTGGCCACCATTAGCCTGTATGTGGCGATCTACAATCTGTTCATCAGCCTGCTGTCGATTCTGGGCCTGACTTCCAGCGACTGA
- the tusD gene encoding sulfurtransferase complex subunit TusD — protein MTYALMVQGAPYSQQASHSALRFAEALPAQGHRVATVFFYHDGIYNAASMMTPPRDEPHLLERWRALHKAQQCELLVCVASAVRRGLLDEGEARRHGHSHSTLEAPFELTGLGQLMQAAFLHDRLITFAP, from the coding sequence CTGACCTACGCTCTGATGGTGCAGGGGGCGCCCTATAGCCAACAGGCCTCACATAGTGCGCTGCGTTTTGCCGAAGCCCTGCCGGCACAGGGGCATCGTGTGGCAACGGTCTTTTTCTATCATGACGGCATCTACAATGCCGCCAGCATGATGACACCGCCAAGGGATGAGCCCCATCTTCTCGAGCGATGGCGTGCGCTGCATAAGGCCCAGCAGTGTGAACTTCTGGTCTGCGTGGCCTCGGCCGTTCGTCGCGGCTTGCTGGATGAGGGTGAAGCGCGTCGTCATGGCCATTCACATTCTACCCTTGAAGCGCCCTTTGAATTGACGGGGCTTGGGCAGCTCATGCAGGCCGCGTTTTTGCATGATCGATTGATTACCTTTGCCCCTTGA
- the wrbA gene encoding NAD(P)H:quinone oxidoreductase, whose amino-acid sequence MTRPYVLVLYYSRQGATRDLARHIAAGVESVGGIDARLRTVPSVSPECEAVASDIPDDGPVYASHDDLRDCAGLAMGSPTRFGNMAAPLKYFLDGTSTLWLNGALVDKPATVFTSTSSIHGGQESTLLTMMNPLLHHGMVIAGIPYSVDEMFSTRTGGTPYGGSHFAGPDSDRSIDEHERALAMAQGKRLAQLALALETMRGQ is encoded by the coding sequence ATGACCCGACCCTACGTACTGGTGCTCTACTACTCCCGACAGGGTGCAACACGAGATCTTGCTCGCCATATCGCTGCCGGGGTCGAATCGGTAGGCGGTATCGATGCGCGTCTTCGGACGGTGCCATCGGTTTCCCCCGAATGCGAGGCAGTGGCCAGCGATATCCCCGATGACGGCCCGGTCTATGCCAGTCATGATGACCTGCGTGACTGTGCCGGCCTTGCCATGGGCAGCCCAACACGCTTTGGCAACATGGCAGCGCCGCTCAAATACTTTCTGGATGGCACCAGTACGCTCTGGCTCAACGGAGCGCTGGTCGACAAGCCGGCCACGGTGTTTACTTCGACTTCCAGCATCCATGGCGGTCAGGAAAGCACCCTGCTGACGATGATGAATCCGCTTTTGCACCATGGCATGGTGATTGCCGGCATTCCCTACAGCGTCGATGAGATGTTTTCCACGCGGACCGGCGGCACGCCCTACGGAGGCAGCCATTTTGCCGGGCCGGACAGCGATCGCAGCATCGATGAACATGAGCGTGCATTGGCGATGGCACAGGGAAAACGTCTGGCCCAACTGGCGCTGGCACTTGAAACGATGCGAGGACAGTAA
- a CDS encoding acyl carrier protein phosphodiesterase, translated as MNFLAHAQLARHGSDLFLLGNLVADGVKGPVSATAHPELARGIRFHRRMDALIDQHDTTLALKRQAPGPQRRVCGIALDIVWDHFLARLHHDEDLNQRVYHVLRRHADMVPERQTRLFDHLCRENWLKAYAGFEFTCRAIAGVGTRLSGPNRLAELRPWLEQEYSLLEESFHEIWPWMQRAACEHAAASTDQ; from the coding sequence GTGAACTTTCTGGCTCATGCCCAGCTGGCTCGCCATGGCAGCGACCTTTTCTTGCTGGGTAATCTGGTGGCTGACGGGGTCAAGGGACCGGTATCGGCAACCGCCCATCCCGAACTGGCGCGCGGCATAAGGTTTCACCGCAGGATGGATGCTCTGATCGACCAGCACGACACCACTCTGGCGCTCAAGCGCCAGGCACCCGGGCCACAGCGACGTGTTTGCGGCATTGCGCTCGATATTGTCTGGGATCACTTCCTGGCCAGGCTGCACCACGACGAAGATCTCAATCAGCGCGTTTATCACGTGCTTCGTCGTCACGCAGACATGGTTCCCGAGCGACAGACACGTCTTTTCGATCACCTTTGTCGTGAAAACTGGCTCAAGGCCTACGCAGGTTTCGAGTTTACCTGCCGAGCCATTGCAGGCGTGGGCACTCGCCTGTCAGGCCCCAATCGGCTGGCCGAGCTGAGGCCGTGGCTTGAGCAGGAATATTCCCTGCTTGAAGAGAGCTTTCATGAGATCTGGCCATGGATGCAGCGGGCGGCATGCGAACATGCCGCCGCATCAACTGACCAGTAA
- a CDS encoding DsrE family protein, which yields MESKSILVIVRHPPHGSSWVREGLETALVGAALGQPPTLLFSGDGVLALLAQQQRGALGQKGSAAMLEGLSLYDIEPLWYDQYSFESRGIDVEQLIPGCQQGCIAEMIARHDVVMSF from the coding sequence ATGGAATCCAAAAGCATACTGGTGATCGTGCGACACCCACCGCATGGCTCGAGCTGGGTGCGTGAAGGCCTCGAGACGGCACTGGTCGGCGCAGCGCTTGGCCAGCCACCGACCCTGCTGTTCAGCGGCGACGGGGTTCTGGCACTGCTGGCCCAGCAGCAGCGCGGCGCTCTGGGCCAGAAGGGCAGTGCGGCCATGCTCGAAGGCCTGTCACTCTATGACATCGAGCCTCTCTGGTATGACCAGTACTCATTTGAATCGCGTGGTATTGACGTCGAACAGCTGATTCCGGGGTGTCAGCAGGGCTGTATCGCGGAAATGATCGCCCGCCACGATGTGGTCATGAGCTTTTAA
- a CDS encoding DUF2069 domain-containing protein — protein MLFRTFEQRYGASGARQKARRVVTVSWVVLVVVTLMTGLMLAQQGGAESLLPVLVRLAPLLLLGVVLRTERRRGYGWLAFVSVLYIIQGAVMLQLPGLWWLGLVEVLSALTLLLSAGSYALYIHRWQRNDGTPGTG, from the coding sequence GTGCTGTTTCGCACTTTTGAACAGCGTTATGGCGCCTCTGGCGCGCGGCAAAAGGCTCGTCGTGTCGTGACGGTCAGCTGGGTCGTTCTTGTGGTGGTAACGCTGATGACAGGGCTGATGCTGGCTCAGCAAGGCGGGGCTGAATCGCTGCTACCGGTACTGGTACGACTCGCACCACTGTTGCTTCTCGGTGTGGTGCTTCGCACCGAGCGCCGTCGTGGTTATGGCTGGCTGGCATTTGTCAGCGTGCTTTATATCATCCAGGGTGCCGTCATGCTGCAGTTGCCGGGGCTATGGTGGCTGGGGCTGGTTGAGGTACTTTCAGCCCTGACCCTGCTGCTCAGCGCCGGCAGCTATGCGTTGTACATCCATCGCTGGCAGCGTAATGATGGTACACCGGGCACCGGGTAA
- a CDS encoding helix-turn-helix domain-containing protein yields the protein MTVARSQKPFVEPLRLGERLREIRRAQQLTLEEVSRRTGVARSTLSKIENDLISPSFVVVQKLMIGLKLDMPQLLKSPHCAPRNAGRRDLTRCGEGELHPTPTYEHELLSAQMAQKLMTPFKTIVHARSIEAFSDWVRHGGEEFLLVLEGSILLYSEFYEPLQLDAGDSLYFDSDMGHAKVSISDADALVLSVCAPGERA from the coding sequence ATGACGGTTGCTCGCAGCCAAAAACCCTTTGTCGAGCCACTGCGGCTCGGGGAGCGCCTGCGTGAAATCCGCCGCGCTCAGCAATTGACGCTTGAAGAAGTCAGCCGGCGTACCGGCGTGGCACGCTCAACGCTTTCAAAGATTGAAAACGATTTGATCTCGCCCAGTTTTGTAGTGGTGCAAAAATTGATGATCGGGCTCAAGCTGGATATGCCACAGCTTCTAAAAAGCCCGCATTGTGCTCCACGCAATGCTGGCCGTCGCGACCTGACCCGCTGTGGTGAGGGTGAGCTGCACCCCACGCCCACCTATGAACATGAGCTTTTATCGGCGCAGATGGCGCAAAAGCTCATGACCCCTTTCAAGACGATTGTTCATGCGCGCAGCATCGAAGCGTTTTCTGATTGGGTACGCCATGGCGGCGAAGAATTTTTACTCGTGCTGGAGGGTTCGATTCTGCTGTATAGCGAGTTTTATGAGCCTCTTCAGCTTGATGCCGGTGATAGCCTTTATTTCGACAGCGACATGGGGCATGCCAAGGTGTCCATCAGTGACGCCGATGCCCTCGTCCTTTCGGTATGCGCGCCAGGCGAGCGCGCCTGA
- a CDS encoding molybdopterin molybdotransferase MoeA: MAGSHRLHTPQEALEALSADLEPLPCEWVRLETAGDRVLAQTLYARHDTPPFDNSAMDGYALRAADSGRVLGVSQRIMAGQSGVALEEGTCARIFTGAPLPEGADSVIMQEEVEARDEGVLIPAGLEVGNSVRPKGREIRAGEALVSRGTRLNSAALGFLAGQGFDRVPVYRKPRVALLFTGDELKLPGEPLEPGQIYNGNRFMLMDLLVRFGAELALVEQVPDTLEAMTRALERASHQVDVIVTTGGVSVGDADYVRRALESLGELDLWRLSIRPGKPLALGHIDQCRFVGLAGNPVSSFVGAWLFLRPLLGGMQGCDEMKALPEVTAQADFETETAGRDHYMRVTLQWDGDGYRAHAFEDQDSSILRSCVTANALAVIKAHSKIALGERVRCLLLVS; this comes from the coding sequence ATGGCGGGTAGTCATCGGCTACATACACCGCAGGAGGCACTCGAGGCACTGTCAGCCGATCTTGAACCGTTGCCCTGTGAATGGGTAAGGCTCGAAACGGCGGGCGATCGTGTGCTGGCGCAAACGCTTTATGCCCGGCATGACACGCCCCCTTTCGATAACAGCGCCATGGATGGCTATGCCCTGCGCGCTGCGGACAGTGGCAGGGTTTTAGGTGTCAGTCAGCGCATTATGGCCGGCCAGAGTGGCGTGGCGCTGGAAGAAGGGACCTGTGCTCGCATCTTTACCGGTGCTCCTCTACCTGAGGGCGCGGACAGCGTCATCATGCAGGAGGAAGTCGAGGCTCGTGACGAAGGCGTTTTGATTCCGGCCGGACTTGAGGTAGGCAACAGCGTTCGCCCGAAAGGCCGAGAAATCAGAGCCGGTGAAGCGCTGGTCTCCCGGGGGACCCGGCTCAATAGTGCCGCACTGGGCTTTCTGGCAGGTCAGGGATTTGACCGGGTACCGGTGTATCGAAAACCCAGGGTTGCCCTTCTGTTTACCGGCGATGAGCTAAAGCTGCCAGGCGAACCGCTTGAGCCCGGTCAGATTTATAATGGCAACCGGTTCATGCTGATGGACCTGCTGGTACGCTTTGGCGCCGAACTGGCGCTGGTGGAACAGGTGCCGGATACCCTCGAAGCCATGACCCGGGCACTTGAGCGTGCTTCGCATCAGGTAGACGTTATCGTGACGACCGGTGGTGTCTCGGTGGGCGATGCTGACTATGTGCGTCGTGCTCTGGAATCATTGGGAGAGCTGGATCTCTGGCGTTTATCAATTCGACCAGGCAAGCCGCTGGCGCTGGGGCATATCGATCAGTGTCGCTTCGTTGGGCTGGCGGGTAATCCGGTGTCGAGCTTTGTCGGTGCATGGCTCTTTTTGCGTCCGCTTTTGGGGGGCATGCAGGGATGTGACGAGATGAAGGCCCTGCCGGAAGTCACGGCTCAAGCGGATTTCGAGACCGAAACGGCCGGGCGCGATCATTACATGCGCGTCACTCTGCAGTGGGACGGTGATGGCTACCGCGCGCATGCATTTGAGGATCAGGACTCCTCCATCCTGCGCTCATGCGTGACGGCCAATGCACTGGCCGTCATCAAGGCACATTCGAAAATTGCGCTGGGTGAGCGCGTCAGGTGTCTTTTACTGGTCAGTTGA
- a CDS encoding DUF1244 domain-containing protein, which produces MDQLDKQTRTELEAAAFRRLLKHLDDNRDVQNIDLMILADFCRNCLSKWLVTAAEERHVELDLESAREHVYGMPYSEWKANQPPATEEQLKALEARQRAKEKPSS; this is translated from the coding sequence ATGGACCAACTGGACAAGCAGACCCGGACCGAGCTTGAGGCCGCTGCCTTTCGCCGGCTGCTCAAGCATCTCGATGACAATCGCGATGTGCAAAACATTGATTTGATGATTCTGGCCGACTTCTGTCGTAACTGTCTTTCAAAGTGGTTGGTGACAGCAGCCGAAGAGCGGCATGTAGAGCTTGATCTGGAAAGTGCTCGTGAGCACGTTTATGGCATGCCCTACAGTGAATGGAAGGCCAATCAGCCACCGGCCACTGAAGAGCAGCTCAAGGCGCTTGAGGCCCGTCAAAGGGCGAAGGAGAAGCCCTCCTCGTGA
- a CDS encoding YihY family inner membrane protein has protein sequence MRRFSIPQPLWCLLAPFRAIIKLVKRFNAHDGLQTAASLTYTTLFAVVPFTTVVYALFAAIPDFQDAGDHIQQFVFQQFVPETGQTILDTLRGFTQQARGLTMVGGIFLLITSILMMMTVENALNRIWGVRHNRHGLMGFLVYWAVLTLGPILIGSGFLLSSYLASISVLNSAASWLGGSDLILHFLPPILSFLAFWFIYVTVPNARVRIKHAAAGALLVSISLELAKWGFSIYVTNFPSYQILYGAFAAVPLFLLWIFLSWFIILMGAELAAWLGETQHADWRRWPQFWQALGMLTLLHQRHVRGEGALKASNARKRLGGHYHRLLNVLSEQGWVVISDEDEWVLAKSLDTLTLSEIVAGLPWTMPEQYRPPEGYSKVADIMRTAQQRYHEALDVSMASALNNESDRKTPITP, from the coding sequence GTGAGACGTTTTTCCATACCCCAACCCCTGTGGTGCCTGCTGGCACCGTTCAGGGCAATCATCAAGCTCGTCAAGCGCTTCAACGCTCATGACGGCCTTCAGACGGCCGCCTCACTGACCTATACCACGCTGTTTGCCGTAGTGCCCTTTACCACCGTGGTATATGCCCTGTTTGCGGCCATCCCGGATTTTCAGGATGCCGGCGATCATATTCAGCAGTTCGTGTTTCAGCAGTTTGTCCCCGAAACCGGCCAGACCATTCTGGACACGCTACGCGGATTCACCCAACAGGCACGCGGGCTGACCATGGTGGGTGGCATCTTTTTGCTGATCACCTCGATTTTAATGATGATGACCGTGGAAAATGCGCTCAATCGGATCTGGGGTGTTCGCCACAACCGCCATGGGTTGATGGGGTTTCTGGTCTACTGGGCGGTATTGACGCTGGGTCCCATTCTGATCGGCAGTGGCTTTTTGCTGTCTTCCTATCTGGCCTCCATCAGCGTTTTGAATTCAGCGGCCTCCTGGCTGGGAGGCAGTGATTTGATCCTTCACTTTTTACCCCCGATTCTGAGCTTTCTGGCCTTCTGGTTTATCTATGTCACCGTGCCCAACGCACGCGTGCGTATCAAGCATGCTGCTGCGGGTGCGCTATTGGTATCGATTTCACTGGAGCTGGCCAAGTGGGGCTTTTCCATTTATGTCACCAACTTTCCTTCCTATCAGATCCTTTATGGCGCTTTTGCTGCCGTGCCACTTTTTCTACTCTGGATCTTTCTAAGCTGGTTCATCATTTTGATGGGCGCAGAACTGGCCGCGTGGCTGGGAGAAACCCAGCATGCCGACTGGCGTCGCTGGCCGCAGTTCTGGCAGGCCTTGGGCATGCTGACACTGCTACATCAGAGGCATGTACGTGGTGAGGGCGCCTTGAAAGCGTCAAATGCGCGAAAACGGCTGGGAGGTCACTACCACAGGCTACTGAACGTATTGTCAGAGCAGGGCTGGGTCGTGATCAGTGACGAAGATGAGTGGGTACTGGCCAAATCGCTTGATACGCTTACCCTTAGCGAAATCGTGGCGGGCCTGCCCTGGACCATGCCCGAGCAATATCGACCGCCGGAAGGCTATAGTAAGGTGGCTGACATTATGCGCACGGCCCAGCAGCGCTATCATGAAGCGCTGGATGTTTCGATGGCGTCAGCCCTGAACAATGAATCCGACAGGAAAACACCCATTACCCCATAA
- the tusB gene encoding sulfurtransferase complex subunit TusB → MSTLHLVNRSPFATRILDELAAAVCEGDHVLLIEDGVYAANGTALDDFPGGVELWVLEEDCISRGVAPSDASRRVSMAGFVDLTATTHRTVSWF, encoded by the coding sequence ATGAGCACGCTTCACCTGGTCAATCGATCTCCCTTTGCGACCCGTATTCTTGACGAGCTTGCTGCTGCGGTTTGCGAAGGTGATCATGTCCTTCTCATCGAAGATGGCGTCTATGCCGCCAATGGCACCGCATTGGACGATTTTCCCGGGGGCGTCGAGCTCTGGGTACTGGAAGAAGACTGCATATCGCGTGGTGTTGCGCCCTCGGATGCCTCGAGGAGGGTCAGCATGGCAGGCTTTGTCGATCTGACAGCCACGACGCATCGTACCGTTAGCTGGTTCTGA
- the moaB gene encoding molybdenum cofactor biosynthesis protein B, translated as MNDDFIPLDIAVLTISDTRDESSDRSGALLIDALERAGHRCAFRRIIRDELYQIRAEVARLIADPKVQVVITTGGTGFTGRDSTPEAVGVLFDSHIEGFGEMFRRLSQDDVGSSTIQSRALAGFANHTAVFCLPGSTGACRTGWKGILFEQLDSRHKPCNFANLVIPGRGQHGG; from the coding sequence GTGAACGATGATTTCATACCGCTCGATATTGCCGTTTTAACCATCTCCGATACGCGTGATGAAAGCAGCGACCGCTCTGGCGCCCTGCTGATCGACGCTCTTGAGCGTGCCGGGCATCGCTGCGCCTTTCGCCGGATCATTCGAGATGAGCTCTATCAGATCCGCGCGGAAGTCGCGCGCCTGATCGCCGACCCGAAGGTGCAGGTCGTGATCACCACCGGTGGTACCGGCTTTACCGGCCGGGACTCCACGCCCGAAGCGGTCGGTGTTTTGTTCGATAGTCATATTGAAGGATTTGGCGAAATGTTTCGTCGACTCTCGCAGGATGATGTGGGCAGTTCGACCATACAGAGTCGGGCATTGGCAGGCTTTGCCAATCATACGGCCGTGTTTTGCCTGCCAGGCTCTACCGGCGCCTGTCGCACCGGCTGGAAAGGCATTCTCTTTGAACAGCTTGATAGCCGGCACAAGCCCTGCAACTTTGCCAACCTGGTGATTCCCGGACGAGGTCAGCATGGCGGGTAG
- a CDS encoding potassium/proton antiporter yields the protein MSILASRVSARIGLPLLPLFLGIGMLAGVDGLGLINFSDYNLAYLIGQLALAMILLDGGLRTRMKTFRVGLRPALSLATLGVFLTSGLTGLFAMWVFDLSIFQGLLVGAIVGSTDAAAVFSMLSGQGIRLNERVGATLEIESGTNDPMAIFLTLILSQTLAGSIDSVSGTLLMFIEQFGIGALAGIASGWLLGRLLRWLDLAPGLYSLLAAAMGFSVFALTNMLGGSGFLAIYLAGVMIGNIRGKHLEFILPVHDGLAWLSQIGLFLTLGLLVTPSEMVDYAWSSVLVAIILIFVARPLSVLLSLKPFFGFRWRELAFISWVGLRGGVPIVLAIFPVIAGVENASLYFNVAFFVVLISLIMQGTTIGHMARWLKVEVPAETAPARRRLLGVLPEDDYEMFVYKVDSKRVENTPLRMLRFPSGAVVAAIFREHVMIHPTGSTRLQASDVACVIARTHDLNAINHLFNGDAELKRERDFFGAFALSGEASMGDVADAYGLTLSRWEREETLGAFIARRVGGYPVVGDDIDWHGIHWVVQDVEGNNVTRVGLRLHG from the coding sequence ATGAGCATTCTGGCCAGCCGGGTATCTGCGCGTATTGGCCTGCCATTACTTCCCCTGTTTCTGGGTATTGGCATGCTGGCCGGTGTTGATGGATTGGGGCTGATCAACTTCAGTGACTATAACCTGGCCTACCTGATCGGCCAGCTGGCCCTCGCCATGATCCTGCTGGACGGCGGCCTGCGCACACGCATGAAAACCTTCAGGGTAGGGCTGCGACCAGCGCTGTCGCTGGCCACGCTCGGCGTCTTTCTGACCAGTGGCCTGACCGGCCTGTTTGCCATGTGGGTGTTTGATCTCAGCATCTTTCAGGGGCTGCTGGTCGGGGCCATTGTCGGGTCAACGGACGCCGCGGCCGTATTTTCAATGCTCAGCGGTCAGGGCATTCGTCTCAACGAGCGTGTGGGGGCAACACTTGAGATTGAGTCAGGCACCAACGATCCAATGGCCATCTTTCTAACCCTGATTCTGTCGCAGACACTGGCAGGCTCCATCGACAGTGTGTCCGGCACGCTTTTAATGTTCATCGAGCAGTTCGGCATCGGTGCTCTGGCCGGCATTGCCAGCGGCTGGCTACTGGGTCGCCTGCTGCGCTGGCTTGATCTGGCACCAGGGCTTTATTCATTGTTGGCCGCCGCCATGGGCTTCAGCGTTTTCGCACTGACCAACATGCTGGGTGGCAGCGGCTTTCTGGCCATCTACCTGGCCGGCGTCATGATTGGGAATATCCGCGGCAAGCACCTCGAGTTCATTTTGCCGGTGCATGATGGGCTGGCCTGGCTGAGTCAAATCGGGCTTTTCCTGACCCTGGGGCTTCTGGTCACGCCCAGTGAAATGGTCGACTATGCCTGGTCCAGCGTTTTGGTCGCCATAATACTGATTTTTGTGGCGAGACCCCTGTCGGTATTGCTGAGCCTAAAACCCTTTTTCGGCTTTCGCTGGCGAGAACTTGCCTTTATCTCATGGGTCGGGTTACGTGGCGGCGTGCCGATTGTTCTGGCCATCTTTCCGGTGATCGCAGGCGTTGAAAATGCCTCGCTTTATTTTAATGTGGCCTTCTTCGTGGTGCTGATTTCACTCATCATGCAGGGCACCACGATTGGTCATATGGCTCGCTGGCTCAAGGTCGAGGTACCTGCAGAAACCGCCCCGGCACGCCGTCGTCTGCTGGGCGTGCTGCCTGAAGATGATTATGAGATGTTCGTTTACAAGGTGGACAGCAAGCGCGTTGAAAATACGCCGCTTAGAATGCTTCGCTTTCCTTCCGGCGCCGTTGTGGCCGCCATTTTCCGTGAACACGTCATGATCCACCCCACCGGCAGTACCCGATTGCAGGCCAGCGATGTGGCCTGCGTCATCGCCCGAACCCATGATCTCAATGCCATCAATCACCTGTTCAATGGCGATGCCGAGCTCAAGCGGGAACGTGATTTCTTCGGGGCTTTTGCGCTGTCAGGCGAAGCCTCAATGGGCGATGTGGCAGATGCCTATGGCCTGACCCTGTCGCGCTGGGAACGTGAGGAAACGCTGGGAGCCTTCATTGCCCGGCGTGTCGGCGGCTACCCTGTAGTAGGGGATGATATTGACTGGCACGGCATTCACTGGGTCGTACAGGATGTTGAGGGCAATAACGTCACACGAGTAGGTTTGAGATTACACGGCTAA